From Osmerus mordax isolate fOsmMor3 chromosome 7, fOsmMor3.pri, whole genome shotgun sequence:
TTGACATAATTATATGCGATTTGTATGCACGCTGATTTTCCTTTGTAACATGTGGCTTCTCTGAGATAGGTATGTAGCTATATCGGACCATGATCGCTGGCCACTCGAACATATCTTAAATgcattgtttttctgttttaattctaccctcaaaaaaaaaaaaaaacatttatagaaaatatgGGTGAATGCGTAATTACGCACAGATTCCAACCcttccacaacaacaaaaccGTTAAATGTCATGTGAATATCATAATAGTATTGTGTATTCAAGTATAACAGTGCATTATATGTAATTCCGACGAAAAGAAAGTTATAAGGACACTGTATTCTATATGAAATTGGGAACACTTTCGACAAAATAAACCTGACCACAAAATGCAAGGATCAAAGGCACGCTTTGTTGTTACGCCTGGATTAAACGAGTACACAGATGGCTATGTTAGCAATGTATACACGTTTGTGTCGTTTTGAAAGCAATGGTCCTCAATTCAAATTTTACACGGTAGCTTGGGGGCGTGCCAGTGACGCATTGAAAGGACGCTCTAGACCAGCATATATACCTCTACTCGCTGCCACTGGGTGCATATCCTCTCCCAGATTCTACTAGACATCACCCTCTCTTCACATTTAATCTAAAAATGATCTCTGGACAGATCCAATCATTTGTTCCAAGGCTGACTGTTGCCCGGAGAAAGGAGGCACTGGAACTGAGAAAGGTAAAATAAGAAGTTATTAGGCTACATAGGTTGCGCAAACACTTTACATTTCATCTGAATTGTGATGTTATTCTTTGTGGTTGTATTCTAAACAGATTTCATTCTTCTTTTCAGACTATGAAACCGTTGATGGAAAAGAGAAGGCGCGCACGTATCAACCAGAGCCTCAATCAACTGAAAACTCTTATACTTCCTTTAACCGGCAAAGATGTAAGTTCGAAACAACCACTAAACAACCAATACAGGCTACATTAGAAGAGCCCATCTAAAATATTACAGAAACTGAATATATTGTAGATTAAGATATTAATATGTGCTGTTTTCTGTCCAGAAATCTCGACACTCAAAGCTTGAAAAAGCTGATATCCTTGAGATGACCGTGGGATTCCTCAGTGATATACCCGCTCAAACCAAACGTGAGTTTTccttcttgttttatttccagatttttttgtgtgttttgagtatTTTGCATTCGCCAACATAAacgtaaaaagtaaaaaaactaACATATGTGTTCAATTTCGATCCACAGGTTCAACTGACAATTACAAAGAAGGGTACAAAGCATGTCTCCAGCGCGTATCCGCTTTACTCCCCAAAAGGAACCTGGACAAAGACGCCTGCCAGCGGGTGAACGAGTTTATTCAGCAGTCCATGTCTACGTCTGTCACCCCAGCCTGTCAGAACTGTTGCGCCCAGAACTCCAGAGCTGTCCCCCCGATTCAACAGAGACTCATGAGCCTCAAAGCCAATCTTAGTTCCAGAGTTGAGAACCACTCACACATCAGAGGTCCCCTTGCCAACCGACCACAACCAGTGCCACAAGCTGTCAATGCTAACATGTGGAGGCCTTGGTAGATTGTAGCCAGTCCCTTCCCTAACAAGTCAATGTGAACCGTAAGATATAGCCTACACATGTTAGAAAACCTCCTGTGTACTATTCTTCATCATATACATAGGGAGAATCATTGTATTATCTTGATGAACAGTTAGGATTCGTCGTTAAATCACGATAGTTGTTGAGTATTATATACTTAAGTTATTACGCACTCGTATTCGTTGTCCTTTAAAATGACAAGTTTGAAGACGTATTTCTCGAGATCTGCATGTATGTAATTTTGTTATATTTAATCCTTTTTTGGGTTAGATGATTAAGGGCCATTGAAAAAACGCCCACGTAAAACCCAAAGGGTTGTATTTTTGTGAAGAATTTGCACTGAAGACTTCAGTATTTCTGGGTTCGTGCAGATGAAGGACATGTAAGCACGTTGTGTTATTATTCTATCTTAAAACGTGAGTATCTCTATTTTAGGGATGTATttattaaatgtattaaatTGTTAGGCATGTTGGTAATACAATGTAATAAATGATTCAGTTGTAAATTGTTTCGTATCCTACATTTATTCAGTTTCACAGATGTTTATTGAGTCTATTCATGCGGCATCCAAGACGCGCAAATTCAGAATTTATACAGTCAGGCATGCGCAATGATGTGAAAACGTTGTACCCACAAATGGTCATCCCAAAGCATACAAATGCTACCTTATATGGTAATCAAAACGTGTTTTTGGAGGGATAATATTGCAATTAGAAGAATAAAAAGAGACCATGCTAAACATCGTAAGTTTTCCAGTCAGAATGTTGTGGTCAAATGCGCCTCTGTTGGTGTAAGAACCTCAACGCAGCCAAGCCCACACATTGCGTGGTCTCTACTGCCCTCTCACGGCATATGTTGGTGTTGTCCTTGATCATACGGATCCTTGTTTGTGATAACGTTCAGGTTCTACTTACAGGTCCTAAATTCTTCATTGATCAAATAACTGAACTGCTACTTAGCTGAAAATGAGAATGAAATTAGCGCAGTCAAATGTTACCATACTAGCTTTGTCCACACATAAAACGACATCCACCAAAAATCTGAATCTGAAATATCCTTCGCGCGCCACCTCATCTTCAGTATCTAGCTATACCGGTCTGGCTACCAGAGCCGCAGCCTGAATGACAGTAGAAGTCTAGAGAGTAGCCTATTAGTCTACTCACGCAGTCTCGGGCAGAAACGAGTCTTAGCTATTGGGCCACAAAGCAAGTCATGTCAGCAACCAAATCGCAAGAGTCATCACATGGCCTTCAAATATGCAGGTAATCTAAGGTTTTATGTATTTTTCAGTGTATCTAATGCACAGGAACAGATACAACGCGATGCGTTTTCAGACCGATCCGATAATCCACTGCTTCCGCTCGAAATAATGCTCCCTCTCAGTTGTAGTTATAACGCATACGGAAGACGACTCATCCTGCTATTGTAATTATTTATCCTAGTGTTTTCGCCTTATTTCATATAGCGTACGAAATAAAACTGCATATGAAAATTGTGCACGTCACCATGTCGTAGGCTAGGCTGACTTCAGCAATGATGCTTGAGAGTGTAGACCGGTTGAAGTTAGCCTACACTACAGTATTTCCCTGCTAACAAGGACATTGTAAGGTCGACCTTAGTATTACTGAGTCTACACCACAACAATAacacacagtagcctacagGTTTGCAATATCTTCCATGCCTGTTTTTAACGTCAACTGCACGCAGAAAGACTATATGTTACATTAGCCAACACGATCTCTTAATATGTAACTCAAATTAGTCAAGGAAAGTTCTTgtcataaaaaacaaacaaacaaacaaacgattaCTCAAATTAACGTGTGTTTATCGTCACAAATCGAATATGCACGGGTTTGCCTTTGCTTCGTATTACAATGTAGCCTACCAATGTAGCCTTCTAGCAACTTCCGTAGCCGTAGGCTGCTGCACTCAAGATCCCCCTAAAAGGTAGAAAGAAGCCCTGCACTTCTTAGCATTAAAGCAAGTTTAAATGCTCAGTACAGCAGGGGTCTCCAACCATGTTCTGAGAGAGATACCTTCCTGTAGGTTTTGTAACTATCCTGATTCAACCCGTCTACCATTTTATTAGAATTAGGTGTGCTAGATTAGGATTGGAGCGAAAATTGACAGGAAGGCAGCTCTCAAGGTACCAGGTTTAGACCTCTGTACTGGAGCAATATCAACAATGAAGAGAACATCAGAATTCAGAGAACAAGTCATCAAATATAAAATGAAACCATGATCATATGTGGTACTGTgaaaggggtggaggtgggataaagtgcttgtgtgtttgcactTGTATTTTTCGTGGATTCCTCAGTCACCAGATAAGGACCACAAGGAACAGatgatgtatttatttacattacTTCAACCTCTAACCCAGTTAGTCCCCTTATGCATCCGCTGCTGCCTTCCACATCTGAAAAGCTTTCTACCTACAATGTGGCACTTTCATGGAAAATATCGGACttttaaaagattttttttgaaGCAAGTGAAATGTGTATATCCATTCAGGTAACGGTAGTCTTTTGTAGACAGACATAATATTATAATAACCCTTTCAGTGTCAAAAGTAAGGGTTTGCAtgctgtatttgtgtatgttaaTATCTTTACATTTTGAACTTGACATCTTGTTTGTTGGGCATTTAGGCAAAATATTTGGTTCAATGATACTTTCAGGAAGTTTAGAGTTTCAAACTTTTGTTAAATGATTTTGGTGGGTTTGAAATCTCTGTTGTTAAGCTTTCTATTTGTAGCTCATGGTCAATCATTCAATTGTTTTTTAGCACTCTTGCTGAGTTAATGGTTCTTAACCAAAATGGAGAAATTAAACCAATGCATTAGCCTTTACGTTGGAACAACACATTTCTACAGAAATTCAAGACTTCTAGACTTAAAGAAGATTGTCATAGACTACTGGCTGAACCTATCTCTGATTCTAAGCCTTATCAGGTAGCCATATCCTATGTTCTTTACTAGTTGTTATCAGGGTAAATCACCACTCAGTCAGATGCTTAAAGACAAAGGATGTTGCTGGGCCTGTTACTCTGGTTATGATaaagtgtggagtgtgtgtgtgtctaaatgtCTGTCTCAGATTAAGAGGCAAGAGCATTTTCAAACCCATTTTTTCAAGCCTTCCTAAACTCACAGAGATTGAGCATATATATTCAGAATTGTACTCTCTTCATCATCACTTATCTTTACTATGAAGATTTAAGATACAGCAGGTGACGTtatcaaataaattcaaatatgagaaacagcACCCCCAATTCTTGTCTCAACACCTGCACTTTCTCCAGCTTGAGTTTGAtttgacagtggtttcacaaaatagGGTCAAAATGAAACGCAGGTGAGGAACAGGATTTCTGGAACACAATTGGCTGGATAGTAGCGGGCTGCTACAAAATTATaaattgacattccactggcactgaactgtctgtgttgttaaacaactctcagagggccttATCAGCATACATGTGTAAAGGGGACAAACCTTTTCTATATTAACAGATAAATATTACCTTTTGTACTTTTAATTCAGGTCCCTTACCCCACTATATTTAATACTATTACATGCTGTACTGCAAACTACTTTAACAAATAGCTCAATTGTCCTCTATTTCCACATGAGGATAGAGGAGTGCTCATGTGATGTACAGTATGTCCCCAGGGTTGTCGTGTCATGAAGTGATCTATCAATGACAAGAAGAGGGGCCGAGAGAGCGATCATTGTAGAAAGAGCTGATCCTTTTCACTCTCGATTTTGGGTTAGTGATAAAGGAAATGCAGATTCACAACAGGGGAAGTGGGATCATAACTCATCAGGtagtacacacatcctctcacatacactcactcacactgtgGGAGGTTCAGGAGATGGTGGCACCGAAAATACACAGATGCTCTCTTTAGCTCTttttcatacacacatacactctgctACTGAAATGTACATGAAGGGTGTTTGTCCAATGTGTTTATCCTTAgtggcacttttttttttttgcaaagcaTTGACTCTGGAAGCCACTCCCAAGATGGCGTCTTGGGATGGTGTTTGACGCCATCCCAAGGTGGCGTCaaacacatttatatttatttctcGTAATCCGCTCATCCAAACAACTCACTTAAAACCGCACGTCCTTGGGTCCAGAGCAACACTGAGCAATACACCTGCCGGATTTCGATTGTCCGATTTTCTAGGTTATTGAGCCACAGACCCACAGAAATTTCTGCCTTTATAGTTATATACTCGAAGTAAAGAGAATAGCCAAGAACCTGTTGGATTTCACTAGAtctttgtgtatgtgcgtgtgtgtgcacatgcgtgtgtCCGTCTGGGTGTCAGTTGTTGGAGCTGATCACTTAATCAAACAGCATCCCATTAGTCCTGTGGGGTGTGTGATGTAGATGGGCTTTGAGGGGGACTATCCTTCAGTGAGACCTGACAACAGGAAGATGAACTGTCTCATTCTCTGTGTGGATTTTACTTAGCAAGAGACAGAACCCCTAGCTGGATGTTCTGGATAAGAAGGTTTATAATGATTAATAGCTGAGAAAGCCTAACCAATGCTATTAGTACCCAAAAGTGTTTACGTTTGTGTCAAAGCGTGTATCTCTGTGGTGTCAAGTATCTGTGACGGTACTAGGCTACTCTGTAATTCTGACTTTAAACTAAAGTAGAGCCTTCAAATATCCTCAGAGCCTTTTCAAGTTTAACAGTACATAGCAGTAGCAATACATTTAGTTACCATTAGCTAAATGCTAATGGTTATAGCTCCAATGGACTGGGGTCAAGACAAATGTACTTCTTTCTAATCCTAACTAAGTATGTACCTGTAAGTACTAGTGCTAATGCTAAGTATGTACCTGTAAGTACTCAGTGTTtgccctaccattatattagggtgGCGCTCCTTCCCCCCTAACCAGTGTTAATGCTGAGTATGTACCTGTAAGTACTAGTGCTAATGCTAAGTGCGTGTCTGTTGGATAGGCTCATGCGCCCGGATGATGCCAACATTGTGGGCAACGTCCATGGTGGCACCATCCTAAAAATGATTGAAGAGGCCGGTTGTATCATTGGCACACGCCACTGCAACACCCAGCCAggagtaagtatgtgtgtgtaggcctacttttttaTGTTGAGTTGCTTTGACATTTTGTATGCAAGCTGGGATGTAGTGTTTCAGTAGATTTTCAGTTGAAGGTTGCAGATGTCAGGGCTGTCAGAGGACAGTGTTGCTGACTGGCATGGATTTATGAAGAACTTTGTTGTAAACCATTAAACAAAAAGTATGTACTTTTCCAGTGACTTAAAAGTGGTTCAGAGAATCTTGAAATTTTGAAAATATTTGGAAAATATTGgaaccattgtgtgtgtgtgttgcattgcATTCTTCCTCCTTATCTTTAGCCACATTTAGATTTACATCCTATTACAGAACATAGAACTTTCTGAATATGTTACAGTGATGGCAGAATGTTGCATTATGGTACTCTGCATACTGAATGCATTGTTTTTAGCAGTGTACTTTGTGAAGAGAGTCTTCTCAAAAGAAGTGTCATAGAAAACATCTTAAAACTTTTTGAAACCATTTTGGTTGGGTCCACCATAGTGGTCACCTAGTGAGCAATGTAGTAAGGGCTTTACATTCAAAATTTGTAATCATTGAGGAGACATTTTTATAGAGTGACATCAAATAGTGCTTATAAATACAGTAGATAATCAAGGATGAGAAGTGCCCAGTTATCTTCGTATTCCAGTGGTAGCCAAAgaattgtctgtgtttttatctGACACAGTGCAACAGCCTTAATCAGCTAACCGTAATTAGCGAACCTCTCTAGGCTAATTATCTAAAGGGAACTGTTAAATAACATAGTTGCATTGTAATCACATCATTATTACGTTTTGGAGTAGGGTGAACATTTTAATCTATTTGCTGCCTTCCGTTGTTAGGATCGCTGTGTTGCCGCTCTTGCCAGGGTGGAGCGCACGGACTTTCTGTACCCCATGTTCATTGGTGAGGTGGCTCATGTCAGCGCAGAGATCACCTACGCCTCTAAACACTCTGTGGAGGTGCAGGTCAACGTCATGTCTGAGAATATCCTCACAGGTAAGGCCTGAGATACTGTAGTTACTACAGTGTCAGTATATTGACATAATGGttgtgtatttacaaaggtaTGAGTAGCCAAACAATGGCAATTAATGTTGGTGCTGAATGTTTTTTACATGCATAAAATCTTTCTTGGGAATTTTTCAGCTAGCCTGATTTAAGAAGGTGGTCCTCCAGTCCTGACTTTTCAATACTAACTTCTAAAGTGCCTCTATGTTGGCCTTGAAATGGTTAATAAATGACTTCATGGTGTTATACCTTTAGAAAGTCACAAGGGGGCAGTGTACTACCAGCAACACAATCATTCATGCAGTTGTTGATAGTCAATATACAGTATTTCTACCAGTAATTTTCAATACCCTAATATAAAAAAGTATATATGTTTACATTCTCCAAATTGTTTTAAAACATAATTATTGTGCACAAACTTAGTTCATGAAAGTGTGTTCCTTCATGCACACGCCTGCTCTTTTTCCCTGTCCACCAATAAAAAAACGAACATCAAAATGGCCTGACCCAACATGGTCCTCTGACCCTGAAATGACATCTGACAAAACAATGTGGACAATCCATCTGACGTGCATTTTCATCATACCTGTCTGGAGTCAGCACTGATCATATTGGCTCCCTGATATGATCTGTGACCAGATACAGATGCTGAGGTACTACAAGGGCACAAGCCATTGGCTTCACATAGTACATGTAGTATACATACAACGCACATGCTACATATGCGAGAGCTGGGACTATTTAAAGGTAGATATGTAAAGCGGAGTTATGTATAGAGAGTTAGTGAATATTCCTTAAATCACAGAGGGATTAGGGACATACCTTTACATTCATCTCACACCCTGCCTTGTCTTGTTCGACCGGTCCAATGTCAGTGTGCCAACACACATTTGGACCAATAACAACTCGGGAGTCTGTGAATGAATGAGAGaccaaaagagagaaaagacagaataagcaaagagagatgggaagggagggcgggagggagggagggaggaaaggggggggggggggtgagaagacAAAAGAGGTACACCCCAGGCGGTCGTTGCCACAGCAACAGGGTTTATTCGTTGGGTGGTGTGTCAAGAGCAGGTTGGGAGATGCGGGGGCAGAGCAATGAGATGACAGGTGGAGAGGAGCTAGCTGATGCTCCACACAGGCACTGTTAAAGGCACCCTTCTGTTGAGGTCCTTCCAAATTGGAGAGGCACACCACCAAAAGGGGGTGGGACCTGGCAATCAGGTCACCTTATGAAAAATAAAGCTCTCACTGAAACAGGTGTCAGTGTTGATGTGTTTGCGC
This genomic window contains:
- the LOC136945306 gene encoding transcription factor HES-2-like; the encoded protein is MISGQIQSFVPRLTVARRKEALELRKTMKPLMEKRRRARINQSLNQLKTLILPLTGKDKSRHSKLEKADILEMTVGFLSDIPAQTKRSTDNYKEGYKACLQRVSALLPKRNLDKDACQRVNEFIQQSMSTSVTPACQNCCAQNSRAVPPIQQRLMSLKANLSSRVENHSHIRGPLANRPQPVPQAVNANMWRPW